The Clupea harengus chromosome 6, Ch_v2.0.2, whole genome shotgun sequence genome contains a region encoding:
- the rcn1 gene encoding reticulocalbin-1 encodes MNVCSYVSFLLLCTCSVHGKPTVRKERVHHDTELTKRTHEDNQSYQYDHEAFLGKEEATTFDQLTQEESKERLGKIVDRIDSDGNGYISPEELKSWIKRVQKRYVYENVAKVWTDYDLNKDNKISWDEYKQATYGYYLANPEEFEDDKDQFSFKKMLPRDERRFQAADMDGDLVAGRDEFTSFLHPEEFDHMKDIVVLETLEDIDKNGDGFVDEDEYIADMFAHEDGGPEPDWVRTERDQFSDFRDLNKDGKMDQEEIQHWILPQDYDHAQAEARHLVYESDTDKDQMLTKQEILENWNMFVGSQATNYGEDLTRNHDEL; translated from the exons ATGAACGTGTGCAGCTACGTGAGCTTTTTGTTGCTGTGCACTTGCAGTGTGCACGGGAAGCCTACCGTAAGGAAAGAAAGAGTCCACCATGATACCGAATTGACCAAACGAACTCATGAGGACAACCAAAGCTATCAGTATGATCATGAGGCCTTCTTGGGTAAGGAGGAAGCCACTACTTTTGACCAGCTGACACAAGAGGAGAGTAAGGAAAGATTAGG GAAAATAGTGGACCGAATTGACAGCGATGGAAATGGGTACATTTCGCCTGAGGAGCTCAAGAGCTGGATCAAGAGGGTCCAGAAGCGATATGTCTATGAAAATGTGGCCAAAGTGTGGACCGACTACGACCTgaacaaagacaacaaaatCTCCTGGGACGAGTACAAGCAGGCGACGTATGGCTACTATTTGG CAAACCCAGAGGAGTTTGAAGATGATAAAGACCAGTTCAGCTTTAAGAAGATGCTCCCGCGAGACGAGAGGAGGTTCCAAGCCGCCGACATGGACGGTGACTTGGTTGCAGGACGAGACGAGTTCACTTCCTTTCTGCACCCTGAGGAGTTTGATCACATGAAGGACATTGTGGTCCTT GAAACACTGGAGGACATTGATAAAAATGGGGATGGATTTGTGGATGAAGATGAATACATTG CGGACATGTTTGCCCATGAAGACGGAGGCCCTGAACCTGATTGGGTCAGAACAGAACGGGACCAGTTCTCTGACTTCCGCGATCTCAATAAGGATGGAAAGATGGACCAGGAAGAGATCCAGCACTGGATTCTGCCTCAGGACTATGACCACGCACAGGCTGAAGCCAGACACCTGGTATACGAATCAGACACAGACAAG GACCAGATGCTCACCAAACAGGAGATCCTGGAGAACTGGAACATGTTTGTGGGCAGCCAGGCCACCAACTACGGTGAGGACCTGACCAGGAACCACGACGAGCTGTGA